From Vulpes vulpes isolate BD-2025 chromosome 7, VulVul3, whole genome shotgun sequence, one genomic window encodes:
- the PTCD2 gene encoding LOW QUALITY PROTEIN: pentatricopeptide repeat-containing protein 2, mitochondrial (The sequence of the model RefSeq protein was modified relative to this genomic sequence to represent the inferred CDS: deleted 1 base in 1 codon), translated as MAAVARLPERGLLRALRGSVLPGAGGSGSAGCRCPLGAKRYLLTDNTVKLKEFQHKKVAIASHLPGTKATYLRNVEEKLTHNKLILREELRTLLHLCDSRDDMELAKKAIYRYHAENRNVTFGDYKFGPLFMRLCYELDLEESALELVKDQHLRGFFSDSTSFNILMDMLFIKGRYSSALEVLIEMKNQDVKFNKDTYVLAFAICYKLNSPESLKICTTLREEALIKGEVLSRRASCFAVALALNQNQVAKATSIFSQIMKPESVLSANLKILIHIKANMLKALIQILKDATEGNLSKFVKRPEFSEEVLAKAREKVKDVPALLARFDEIYEKLQISGQITTYTLDTLLCHTPGDRKSHMILLNKRTVSHRTCQPLNQSLWAE; from the exons ATGGCGGCCGTGGCTCGGCTGCCGGAGCGCGGGCTGCTGCGGGCGCTGCGCGGCTCAGTGCTTCCCGGGGCGGGAGGCTCCGGCTCTGCGGGCTGTCGCTGCCCGCTCGGAGCTAAAAGATACCTACTTACGGATAATACTGTGAAGTTAAAAGAATTTCAGCATAAGAAGGTGGCTATTGCGTCTCATCTTCCTGGAACCAAAGCAACCTATCTGAGAAACGTGGAAGAGAAACTGACTCATAACAAGCTCATCTTGAGGGAGGAGTTGAGAACCTTGCTTCATTTATGTGATTCCCGGGATGATATGGAACTGGCTAAAAAAGCCATCTACAGGTACCATGCAGAGAACCGAAATGTCACTTTCGGAGACTATAAATTTGGACCACTTTTCATGAGGTTGTGCTATGAGTTGGATCTTGAGGAATCTGCACTGGAACTCGTCAAAGACCAGCAT TTACGGGGTTTCTTCTCTGACTCCACATCATTCAATATTTTGATGGATATGTTGTTTatcaaaggcagatattcaagtGCATTGGAAGTACTGATAGAGATGAAAAACCAAGATGTGAAGTTCAACAAAGATACCTATGTCCTTGCTTTTGCTATTTGCTACAAACTGAATAGCCCTGAATCTTTGAAAATCTGTACTACATTAAGAGAAGAGGCCCTGATCAAAGGAGAAGTCCTCTCCAGGAGAGCATCTTGCTTTGCTGTGGCATTAGCTCTCAATCAGAACCAAGTGGCAAAAGCTACGTCCATTTTTTCTCAAATCATGAAGCCAGAAAGTGTACTCTCTGCtaatttaaagattttgattCATATCAAGGCAAATATGTTGAAAGCCCTGATACAGATACTAAAGGATGCTACAGAAggaaatttatcaaaatttgtgaaaaGACCAGAGTTCTCAGAAGAAGTGCTGGCCAAAGCGAGGGAAAAAGTGAAGGATGTGCCTGCCCTTCTAGCCAGATTTGATGAGATCTATGAGAAACTGCAGATAAGTGGCCAGATCACCACTTACACTTTGGATACCCTGCTGTGCCACACCCCAGGGGACAGGAAATCCCACATGATACTGTTAAACAAGAGGACAGTCAGCCATCGGACCTGCCAGCCACTCAACCAGTCCCTGTGGGCTGAGTAA